TTGCCCCTACAGGAGCCTGAAGACTACTCCAAAGCAAGGAGGAAGGGGATGAAAGTGTGCTTTCTACCTCGCCAAAGTGGGGCCCGTGGAGTTTACAATTCTGATGTGCCCGAGTCACCTGTGTGCTGCGCAGGAAAACAGAAACTTCCTGGTGCCCAGTAGTCGGCTTCACCGTGAATCACGGGGAGCGTGCCTGCCCCACGCGCGGCACAGGGGGTGGAGCTGCCTGAGCAATAGCACGATGTACATGAGTCCTCTCAGTtgcagtggggaaaggaaggCTGTTTCCTGCCCGTGACCCGCGAGGCTGCCTCTGTGTACCTGGTAGATCAATGGAATCAACACTGCTTGCCACAACAGAGTCACTGCGTCTTTTAAGACGCGGTGTGATCACATGGAAGGCGGCGACACGGGCGTCCAGGAGGCTATGAGGCAGGCCTGCGCCGAGGCCTCGTACTGGCTGTCGGGGACGTCTGTGGCCGCGGGGGCCCCATCGTAGAGCGGGGACCCTGAGGAGGCGGAGGCCGAGCCTGGGTGGGTGAGGGGTGCAGGGTGCGCGGAGGGCCCTCGGAAGAACTGGGGCCCCAGCCCGCTGGACACTGCTGCCGGCTGTGCCCCCGGCGCGGCGGTGCCATTGCTCACAGACCACAGGCTGGGGTACTGGCTGCAATGGGAAAACACAGGTGAGTCAAAGGTGGAGAGGAGGCCCCGGACCGCGCGGCAGGACGGGGACCAAACACCAAAAGCCCTACTCCGGGGACCTGGGGGAGGTGGCGCCTTTCAAACCCGCTGTTTCCCGTCCATCAAACTGCACAGAGGTGTGTAGGTCACTGCGTATCTACCGACAAGAAGCAGGCTCATCAGGAAGCTGACCAGCAAGGTCATTTGCATGCAGGCGGCTCTGGGCCGAGGCTGCTAGGTTTTGCTACTGAAGTGTGCCTGGGGTGGGTTAGAGGCCATCCCTTAATCAAAAAGTTTTGgggggtcaattcccagtcaggggaccaGGACatatacgggaggcaaccaatcaatgcttctctcacatcgatgtttctcccccttcctctctctctaaaagcaatggaaaaaaaatgtctgagtgaggatttttaaaaaatttttttaaataaaactccaGGGTAGGAGGTTGGCGTTCTTGTTCGGGATCCAGAATTCCCAGGTAGGCTGACTCAAGTGTCTCCAGGGATGTGAGCAGCATGTGGGTGGACAGGTGGATACCGCACCCTCGAAAACAGGGCCCTGTTTGAAGGTGACAGGCGCCCCCTAGAGCAGCCCCCGCCCAGGCAGCATGCCCTGCACGTTGAGCTGTGACATGTTGGCGTCATGCACAGCAGAAAGCAAGGGACCTGCCGCAAATCCCTGCTCTGTCCTCGCCAGCTGTCGTCTGAGACTTGACCTGTGGCTGCTTTTGACGCTGTTTCCTGATCTGTGTGAGGGGTTGCAGGTACGTATTAAATCCTCTAAAGGGCTAGGCTTGTTTCGAGCAAATGTCTTTCTCTTAGGGAAGAGGCTGTAAATGAATGAGGCCTCACACTGCATTGCGTCTATTCTCTGCCAAGCCACATCCTGCCTTTCCGACGGATTCGGACCTGCTAACAAGCCTGAGTTAAGTGAGGCAGGGCATGACACCCGTGTCACAGATGGGACAGGCGAGGCTCTGAGATGCCCAACGAGAAGAGAGCGGACTGAATGCTCAGGTCCCCAGGGCTGGCAGCTGGCCACCGGCAGGTCACTCGATCCTTGTGTGGGCGTCCAAGTGGCCTCAAAGCTCTTGAGAGTCTGCTGGTTTGCAGACAGTGGATTCTCGTTTATTAAAAAGGAATGGCTTCCGAGGCAAAGAGAATGGAGACTTCAGGCTCATTCGGGATTCTCTTACGGTAAGTCGCACTGCTTTGGGGGCTGAGATAAGTGGTCCGCAGTCTCGCTGAGCTGGGAGCCCACACGTTCGACCACTTCGTATCTCTGAACTGGTCTCCTCATCAGAAAATGGACTGGACTTCTAGATTTGTTACTTGTCACTATAAAAATTCTATGAAGACATGTAATACATTTACCGATCTGCTTGGTTTTTTAAGCCAATCTCCTTCTACATAATTTTCAAGTTACTAATAAAACAGTCGTCATTCTTCACCAGTTACCCAGCATATATGTGAACAACTTTGATTCTGTGTCCACAGAAAAGCCAACCAATTTCCTTAATGTAAAAGGTCCTGTGGAAAAAAAGATGCTGGAAACACTTCTTCAAAATTCACCTACTatgaagtacagattggcagttaatGAAATCGCCACGGGATGTGAAGCCAGCATAGAGAATTTGGTCATGATGCTGTAATAACGATGTATTACGGGACCCTGGCTGCAATAACAATGTATTATGGGACCCTGGCTGCAATAACAATGTATTACGGGACCCTGCCTCAATAACAATGTATAGTTTCAGAGGGGCACTAGACTTGCCGAGGGAGTCACGTCATAGGTTACATGTCTAACCCACCACGAGGCACACCTGAAACTCACATAATATTGAACATCCACTGgaattgaaaagtgaaaaaaaaaatctattttaaaaaaatttacctaCCAACCCCAATCACCCTGCAAAGACAGGTGGAGACTTGGGTTATTTagcatctttttcttaaagaaataaggCTCAAAGTTTACAAACTTGTCCAGCATAGGGCCCTGGTTTCCTCTCAGTCAGGCTCAGCCCCCATCCGCCCTGCAGAGCCCCCTTCCTGAGCCCAGGCTGCAGCAGGAGCTCACagcccgcacccccacccccccacccccagagcctggGACCCTGCTCATACCTGGAGAGTGGTCAAATCACAAATAAGAGCCCCACCACCCACAGGCAAGGGCAGAATAAAAGCCCATGAATGGACATGGCTGGCAGTCCAGGGCCCGTTACCTGGAGCCCGCAGGGGCACCGGCGCCGGCGCTCACGGGAAGCATGCTGGTGTGGGCAGGCATCCCCAGGCTGGGCCAGTTGTCGTGGGGTTGGAGCATAGACAGACAGGCGGGGGAGGTGTCGGAATAGGCTACGAGAAGCAAGACCGTGTCACTGTTGGTGGGGTCTCCCAAGGGTGACAAAATGCAGTGAGTGTCCCCGATAACTGCAGCCACCCAACAAAGACAAGGGGCGGGCACTTAAATAAAGTCGCCCCCCAGCCTGCTTCACTGGTGGCCCAAGGCTATATTTAGTGCCAAGTGTAtccacaggggtgggcaaaaggaagTTGACAGTCTCGTTGTGACGTTCTTCTGAGTTACCGAAGCTACCGTCATCACCATCACCGGCACATCTTTTTCCACTCGAACAGCTGTAaccctccttttgcccacccccgtGTTTCAGTCTGTGTTCCAGTAACAGAGGTTTTTCTCTATCATTAGCTCAACAGCTGCCCTGTGGAAACACAATCAATCCTACAATCACTTGATTGAggattaattatattttaaaataaaaataaatataactgtaACTTGCCTCCTCCCCGCAAAGTTATTTCTTAAGAATTGAGAGGGCTTTAGAAGCCAAGACTCCAACCAAGATGTAAGATAGATCTTCTGGCCCCGGAGTCCAGCCTCTAGTTGAACAAGCCCCAACGACTTTTTCCTAACTTTTTCCTACCAAATAAGCTTCTTTCGTTTCAAATCAGCTTTAATTGCTTAATTGTTTTATGATGTTCAttagcttttttcccccttttggaGCCAGGCAAAATTAACTCTAGACATACATGGTGTTAGAGTTGAGTGAGACCTTAAAGGGCTAGCCTGGTGCTCATTGCACTTTGACCTGCACCAGGTCCCCTGAGGGCTTGTTCAGACGCCCTGGCGGGCCCCCCAGAGCTTCTGATGCAGAAGTCCTGGGTGGTGTCAGGCGACGCGGGGGTggcccaggcaggacacatggaGAAACATGCTGGGCTCCAGGCAAGCCAGCAACAGCTGTGCCTGGAGACCCAGCACCCTGCCTTGGAGAGGTAAGATATCCAACCTGGGCTGCAGAGACGGACCCACAGTTCCAAGGTGGAACAGGTGGAGCGTTAACTGGTGCACCCAGAGCCCCTGGCCAGGACCGCCCTGTGGTCGAGCCAGCCATGGCGTGGGCGGGAAATGAAGGGCCTAGAGCCACCAAACAATGGGGCTCAGGTGTGTGTTTGGACAGGTTCCCCTCTCCTGTCCCCGAGGCCCCACTGAGACCTTCCCAGGAGTGGTcttcccagccccccaaccccgtcGCCTTCCACGTGCAACTTACTTGGAGAACTGTTACGATGCGCGTaagggctggggtagggggacgGACGGTGGTTCCTCAGGGCGGGGTACCTTTCACAGCCGTGCGTGGAGGGAAGTGACAGGGGGCCTCCGaactgagggtggggggtggctggggggCACAGTGCGCTGGTTCCAGGAATGAGCCACCCCCCTGCTGTGAGGAAAGAATGCTGAGTAGCTGGCATTCCGTTACCTCCCTTGTTGATGGGACAGAAGAGCTGAGACCAGGGAATCGCGCGTCTTTCCCTTGGACTCCCTGATGAAGTGGGGCTCGGTGTCCACACTGAGTGTCCAGCCCGAGACTGAGGGCATCGTGACATCGGCTCTGCACTAGGGGCCACAGGTTGACCAAGGTTCTCAAACCCATGGGGCACCTGAGAAAACCTGGGAGACCCCAGCCTCAGCCAAGGGCACGGCATCCTCAACTGGTCTCTGGTCTCGTGAgacctgcccccccaaccccagagtCCTCAGCCTCTTATGGGGTGTTTCTTATGGGATGTTTCTTACTGGATTTTCTGTTTTCCCCAGCCATGCCGAGCCATGCTGAGCgtgaataaaatgtgaaaacagaCAAATCCAGAGCCAGACTGGCTCATCACACACAGCGCCAGTCACGCGGGGGCGTCCCTGGGTCTGCCACCACCTGCAGTCATACCGGGGAGCCGCTGCGAGGCCCGGGGTGCATGTTTTCctgcttgtttttctcctgttcgAGGCTCGCATTCTCCCCACCAGACACGTCAATTGGAAAAGCATTCCCACCCCGTCCTCCTCTCAAACTCCACTTTCTTGTCCGTTCTGTTTAAGCtttctggatttgtttttaattcagaaaagccGCCTTTAGGGGAGCAACTACTCTGACTCCAAGCCCCAAACTACAGAGGGTTCTTCAGGCAACACGTGAGTGACGGGGGTCCGGACACACCTCCGCACACGGGCCCGCCACCTGCCGAACTGTCCACTCACCACCCCCACAGGAGGCCCCGGCCACTGCAGGAGAGCCGGCTGTTAGGCTGGCCTAGGAGAtagtttcttaaaggaaaaacagCCTGGCTCACAGCTGGAGAGTGTGCGTGCTAGTTCGTCCACCTCCCGGAGAGACCAGCAAACACTAACGCTTCTCTCCCAACAGGCGTCAGGGACTGAAACCCCGAAGGAGAAGAGAGCTGCACAAAGTCCCCCCAGGTGCCGCCACCTAGGCCCGCATCCCTGCGCCCTGGCTCACAGAACTCCTAAGGGAAGCTGCGCTTACAGCCGACTGTTCCCATCCGACGAGCCGGTGTCCATGTAGACCAGCATGCGTGGATGTGCTCGCCCCAGAACCGAAGCCACTCGGGGAAAAACCACGCCTATTCCTCAGCATCGCTCCGAACACAGCCCTTCAGCTTTCAGCCAGTAACAGACATACAGACCTTCCCCAGGTGGACATAAGGAGCCAggttctcccctgccctgcacgGCAGAGTCCAAACACCCACCAAGGTCTCAGGGatctgccccagccctggccggAGTGGCCTCGGAGCCAAAGGGAAGGGCCTGGCAAACTCTGCCCGGACCTCTCTGTCAgggaggccgggggtgggggggagcaccCACAATCCCCGGTAGAGCAGAGATGGGAGCCCTTCAGCATCATAGGGCCCTTGCTCACAGCAAAGGGCCGAGTCTGCCCCAGCCACACCCAGGCACTGGGGTCCacgccacccccagcccctggctatTTGCACTCCAGTCCTGAAACAAGGCACGTCGGGCAGAATGCACCAAACAAACCGTACACTGGGAGTAGCCGGACTGCTGGCCGTCTCCAGGGTCTTCCGCCACGTCTTTGTGATCGCTTCTGTCAAAAAAGGGCGCGGTGTGGTCACAAGGAGACGTTCTGAAGGTGCGCCTTGCAGCTCCCTCCCATCTTTCTCAATGCACCTTTGCCCAGAAGGGGTCATCAGACTCCGCTCACCTTTCTTTTGCGTCAAGGAACGCCTTTGCGAATGGATTGTACTTGATTTTAAGGGCTGTGATCTGAAAAACAAGAAATCCCACTGACTGGCCCGTGGAAGGCAGGCAGAGGGTTTCATCTGGCCCCAGGAAACTGGGAAGCACCGCGTGCTGTTTAAGGAAGTATTTGAATATAGTCAGACTTCTTTCcagatatatttttctattggGGTCTGAATGGGCTGAGGCACTGTACTACTTAGTGAAGAATAGCACGTTTGTGAAaagttattaaattattaaatgcaGACTGTCTAAGTGGAACTAACAAGAAACTGGACCCTCCGCGGACCATATTCTGTGCACACTCGCCGGACAAACAGCTCGACCCGTAGCCTGGGCACGCTCGAGAAACAGTGACCTGCCTGTTCTCGCTGGCGCCCAACAGGCACCGGCAGAATTTTGCTTCCGGTCGACGATGCCTGCTGCACAGGTGGacgctgcccctcccccattcgGGAAGGTTTCCAAAAGAAGATGCCCTGTCTCACTCAAGGTTTGTTCGAGAAATTCCCGGTTCTCGACCCAAATGTTTTACACATCTCGCCCTGGCAACCCTTCCATGGGATTTCTAGTTGTAGACACTTTCAGAGAGAGTCAAGGGAGGACGTTTGCGTACGGACTTACTTTAAACGTCTCTCCCCTCTGTCCCAATTTCGTAGTCACCGTGAATTATTTGAGAGGGCGTTCGCTTTACATCTGAAGCACAGCACCCCCCGCACAGGGGCCCCCCTCACCTCCTCGTTCTGGTACGCCGTCACAGCGATGAACTGGGTCTCCGGGAAGCAGTGGCTGGTGATCATACGCTGGGGGCCCCCCACCCTCACGATGTGGATTCGTGGCTCGTACTTATGCAAGGAGTTCAGCATGATCTGAGGAGACACAAGTGTGGCGTTGGTATCCAAGTCTCAGTTAAGGCCACGGAACACCCACCTGCCCTGCCGTGGAGGAGAAAAATACACCGAAGGTGCAGAAGGGCCAGCCGCTCCCAGAGGCCGGCTTTCCGGCTCCAGTCGGGGGTTTCCCCTCAGGTGCTGCTTCCCAGCGTCTGGAGAAAGGATTGGGAGAGGCTCCACACCAGTGAAGGTGGTGACTTCCCCCCACCAAACCTGCGCCGGGGGAATAAAGTGCTAAAGCTTCCCCGCCGGCTGCAGACCGCTCTAAACGCTGGTTCGCCGCTGGTTTGCCACTGCCGAAACACCGCGCCTGTAGCAATCCCCAGGTAAGACACTTACAAAAGGACAGATATGCAAATTCCCGCAGTCAGTACTGCGGCGCCCACGAGCTCGAGATGCCGTCCAGGGCGGTGTTTTCTCTGCCCCTAGGAAAGTTCAGCGCTAGGACGCCCAAGTTCCCCAGGCCTTGCAGTGGCCCTCCCCAGTTCGCTGTGGACAAGGCTCTAAGGCTGAGCTAAGAAACGCAGGATGCAAGCGGCCCTTGCTTCCCAGACCCCGCGGCGCTGCGGAGAAGGTCCAGCCCTCCCGGGCTCCGTAGCCCCTACCTGACCCCCTCCATTGAGCTTGTTGGTGAGCTTGACTTTGCTGAAGGAGACCGGCGCCTTCATCCAGTGCGCCCCGAAGTTGGGCGAGTCGGGGTGGATGTAGACACAGCTGGGCGCCTGGGGCTCGGGCTTGCCGCCGGGCACCCACTCCCCGTTCACGTACTTCCAGCGGTGGTTGTCGGCCGCCACGAAGTCCAGCAGGAAGGAGTACATGGCGTTGGGGTCCAGTCCGGACACGTTCACCTTCAGCACCGGGAACATCCTCCTGGAAAGGAAAGAGCGGAGCAGGAGGAACCCGGATCCAACGCGCTGGACCGAAAGC
The Desmodus rotundus isolate HL8 chromosome 11, HLdesRot8A.1, whole genome shotgun sequence genome window above contains:
- the TBXT gene encoding T-box transcription factor T isoform X1, which encodes MSSPGTESAGKSLQYRVDHLLSAVESELQAGSEKGDPTERELRVGLEESELWLRFKELTNEMIVTKNGRRMFPVLKVNVSGLDPNAMYSFLLDFVAADNHRWKYVNGEWVPGGKPEPQAPSCVYIHPDSPNFGAHWMKAPVSFSKVKLTNKLNGGGQIMLNSLHKYEPRIHIVRVGGPQRMITSHCFPETQFIAVTAYQNEEITALKIKYNPFAKAFLDAKERSDHKDVAEDPGDGQQSGYSQWGWLIPGTSALCPPATPHPQFGGPLSLPSTHGCERYPALRNHRPSPYPSPYAHRNSSPTYSDTSPACLSMLQPHDNWPSLGMPAHTSMLPVSAGAGAPAGSSQYPSLWSVSNGTAAPGAQPAAVSSGLGPQFFRGPSAHPAPLTHPGSASASSGSPLYDGAPAATDVPDSQYEASAQACLIASWTPVSPPSM
- the TBXT gene encoding T-box transcription factor T isoform X3, translating into MSSPGTESAGKSLQYRVDHLLSAVESELQAGSEKGDPTERELRVGLEESELWLRFKELTNEMIVTKNGRRMFPVLKVNVSGLDPNAMYSFLLDFVAADNHRWKYVNGEWVPGGKPEPQAPSCVYIHPDSPNFGAHWMKAPVSFSKVKLTNKLNGGGQIMLNSLHKYEPRIHIVRVGGPQRMITSHCFPETQFIAVTAYQNEEITALKIKYNPFAKAFLDAKERSDHKDVAEDPGDGQQSGYSQSYSDTSPACLSMLQPHDNWPSLGMPAHTSMLPVSAGAGAPAGSSQYPSLWSVSNGTAAPGAQPAAVSSGLGPQFFRGPSAHPAPLTHPGSASASSGSPLYDGAPAATDVPDSQYEASAQACLIASWTPVSPPSM
- the TBXT gene encoding T-box transcription factor T isoform X2; the protein is MSSPGTESAGKSLQYRVDHLLSAVESELQAGSEKGDPTERELRVGLEESELWLRFKELTNEMIVTKNGRRMFPVLKVNVSGLDPNAMYSFLLDFVAADNHRWKYVNGEWVPGGKPEPQAPSCVYIHPDSPNFGAHWMKAPVSFSKVKLTNKLNGGGQIMLNSLHKYEPRIHIVRVGGPQRMITSHCFPETQFIAVTAYQNEEITALKIKYNPFAKAFLDAKERSDHKDVAEDPGDGQQSGYSQSGGWLIPGTSALCPPATPHPQFGGPLSLPSTHGCERYPALRNHRPSPYPSPYAHRNSSPTYSDTSPACLSMLQPHDNWPSLGMPAHTSMLPVSAGAGAPAGSSQYPSLWSVSNGTAAPGAQPAAVSSGLGPQFFRGPSAHPAPLTHPGSASASSGSPLYDGAPAATDVPDSQYEASAQACLIASWTPVSPPSM